One genomic window of Branchiostoma floridae strain S238N-H82 chromosome 4, Bfl_VNyyK, whole genome shotgun sequence includes the following:
- the LOC118414254 gene encoding uncharacterized protein LOC118414254, with protein MWKRLLFTAAIMAWTAPSQGQEFLATVDGWEFFKVPSPGVMSNTNVKATCEAAGMSYPCYDVSETCDHGRHWTSGCISFNVDAYGGHLTCHTPTALSLALCGHTIPRFCEQLDDTFVYNPNTWSGDSAYGTDYQTGANLFGSFHRDKIALCAVDPSSAPSVTDVPKVTDVTGATDVIDVTDIPDAPGATDVPKVTDGTDRPDVTDVSGGTDVTDVPVTDITDGYEVTDVPKVTDGSNINDVITG; from the exons ATGTGGAAACGTCTGCTTTTCACCGCCGCTATCATGGCCTGGACAGCCCCGTCACAAG GGCAAGAGTTCCTGGCAACCGTAGATGGTTGGGAATTCTTCAAGGTTCCCTCTCCGGGCGTCATGTCCAATACCAACGTCAAGGCCACGTGCGAGGCGGCGGGGATGAGCTACCCCTGCTATGACGTGAGTGAAACCTGTGACCATGGCAGGCACTGGACGTCGGGATGCATCAGCTTCAACGTCGACGCGTACGGTGGTCATCTGACCTGCCACACCCCGACCGCCCTGTCCCTCGCCCTGTGCGGCCACACCATCCCCCGGTTCTGTGAGCAGCTGGACGACACGTTCGTCTACAACCCCAACACCTGGAGCGGAGACAGCGCCTACGGTACAGACTATCAAACAGGCGCCAACCTGTTCGGGTCCTTCCACCGCGACAAGATCGCCCTGTGCGCAG TGGACCCCTCCAGTGCCCCCAGCGTCACCGACGTTCCCAAAGTCACTGACGTCACCGGCGCAACAGACGTCATCGACGTAACAGACATCCCCGACGCCCCCGGTGCCACCGACGTCCCGAAAGTCACCGACGGCACGGACCGCCCTGACGTTACAGACGTTTCGGGTGGCACTGACGTCACTGACGTCCCCGTTACTGACATCACAGACGGTTACGAAGTCACCGATGTCCCTAAAGTTACCGATGGCAGCAACATCAACGACGTCATCACAGGGTGA
- the LOC118415016 gene encoding tyrosine-protein kinase receptor UFO-like, with protein MECPPGLHEERCDRPCECLHNVGCDRWAGCVCEAGWTGPTCDISCPSGKFGTNCEQPCECEDGAECSPFNGTCFCPSDLTGEYCEVERLSLVHTSRKTTMFLAFLVFIPPVVILLACIWKRRKSAQKKHEELQLVDFSLESNLAEALVPWERDPKHLSLGELVTLGTFGHVVEGTLQLPGEQAVRVAVKTVDIKVNQGHVHEDFDREMNTLVHLFDESLHTQGDEKRMHPNIIQLLGVVTLSDPKRIVLEFAPHGDLQTYLASCRLRDDMDAVDWATLLRIAVDVAKALQELERVRIVHRDVAARNVVITNGIVAKLADFGLARDVYTNTVYERTNHHGRDELLPLKWMALESLRYGVYTCQSDVWSFGVMLWEIASLGEEPRYPGPFRPDCCQMVNMLRRGVRMEKPEECSADLYRLMCQCWRDVRDHRPTAAQLEERLVDQVEKIEDGAVDCMTV; from the coding sequence ATGGAATGTCCTCCCGGTCTTCACGAGGAGCGCTGTGACAGGCCGTGCGAATGTCTACATAACGTTGGTTGTGACCGTTGGGCGGGGTGTGTATGTGAGGCCGGTTGGACAGGCCCTACCTGTGACATCTCCTGCCCCTCAGGAAAATTCGGAACAAACTGCGAACAACCATGCGAGTGTGAAGATGGCGCGGAGTGTAGCCCTTTCAATGGTACTTGCTTCTGTCCGTCGGACCTGACCGGAGAGTACTGCGAGGTGGAAAGATTAAGTCTAGTTCACACGTCTCGCAAGACTACAATGTTTTTGGCCTTCCTCGTTTTTATCCCTCCTGTGGTTATATTACTTGCGTGCATATGGAAACGCAGGAAGTCAGCGCAGAAAAAGCACGAGGAACTACAGCTTGTTGATTTTAGTCTGGAATCGAACTTGGCAGAAGCGCTGGTACCATGGGAACGAGACCCAAAGCACCTGAGCCTTGGTGAGTTGGTCACGCTGGGGACATTCGGACATGTTGTAGAAGGAACCTTACAACTTCCCGGAGAACAAGCGGTACGGGTAGCCGTCAAAACGGTTGATATAAAGGTCAACCAAGGTCACGTCCATGAGGACTTCGATCGCGAGATGAACACACTGGTCCATCTTTTCGACGAATCTTTACACACACAGGGAGATGAAAAACGTATGCACCCAAATATCATCCAGTTGCTCGGCGTAGTTACCCTGTCTGACCCCAAGAGGATAGTGCTAGAATTTGCCCCTCATGGAGACCTTCAGACGTACCTGGCCAGCTGCAGACTTCGAGACGACATGGACGCAGTGGACTGGGCAACTTTGCTCCGCATCGCCGTCGATGTGGCTAAGGCTCTACAGGAGTTGGAGAGAGTCAGGATTGTCCATCGCGACGTGGCCGCCCGGAACGTAGTCATCACGAACGGAATTGTCGCGAAGCTGGCAGACTTCGGTTTAGCCCGAGACGTATACACCAACACTGTGTACGAGCGCACCAATCACCACGGGCGAGACGAGTTACTcccgctgaagtggatggcgctGGAGTCTCTCCGGTATGGGGTGTACACCTGTCAGAGTGACGTGTGGTCGTTTGGTGTCATGTTGTGGGAGATTGCCAGTCTAGGAGAGGAGCCGCGCTACCCTGGGCCTTTCCGACCGGACTGCTGTCAGATGGTGAACATGCTGAGACGAGGAGTCCGCATGGAGAAGCCTGAAGAATGCTCCGCTGACCTGTACAGACTGATGTGTCAGTGCTGGCGTGATGTTCGTGACCACAGACCGACTGCTGCTCAACTCGAGGAAAGACTTGTGGATCAAGTTGAGAAAATTGAAGACGGTGCTGTTGACTGTATGACAGTGTAG